The segment GAAGTCCTTGACCATTTTAACCTTGATGAATTCAGCGAAAGAACTCTCTATCGAGTTCTTGGAATAATTGGTGCAAATCGAGAGGAGATCATTTCAGACATCCAGGATAACTTGTTCAAAAGATATGATTTCGAACATACCAATATCAATATGGATTGGACAAGTGTTGTTCTTCATGGCGATAAAGCTTCACTTGGTAAATACGGTTACAGCCGTGATCACAGGCCAGATAAGAAACAAATAACCATAGGGATCAGCGAACTCGCTGATCCTATCAACCTTCCCATTGGGATCACTGTAGAGAAAGGTAACCTGAATGATCAAACTCATTTTAAGAAGACGTATCATCAAGTAAACAAGAGACTAAGAAAAGGTTCTCTTGTTGTCTTTGATAAAGGTGCAAACAGTATAGATAATACTGCTTTGATCAGAGCCGATGAGATGCAGTACATAACTGCAAAAAAGCTCAATAAAAGCGATGATAAGATCATCGCAGATTTTGATGAATATTCTCCAGAAATCGTTGATGCCGAGAATGGGATTTATGGAATCAAGATCAATAAACCCAATCGTGTGAACTATCTTTACTTCTCAGAGAAACTTCAAAAAGAACAATTGGAATCAAAGGGAAGAAAAGTTCTAAGACAAATTCATGAAGCTAAAGAGCTACAGGAGATCATTGACAGAAAAAAGAAGATCCCAAAACGTTTCAGGATCAATAATGTACTGATCGATGTAAGCTACTCATTTCAGACGAAACTGATTAGACTCAGTGAAGATGAAGCGATTAAACTTCTTGAAGAAAAGCTCATTACTGGAAGGGAAGGATTTTTCTGCCTAAAATCAAGCAAGAATTTGACACTAAAACAGGCACTTCTAACATATCGGAAAAAGGATTCTATTGAAAAGATCTTTCATTCTTTGAAGAACGAGATCGAGATCAAACCGTTGAGAGTTTGGACGGATGATAGCATTTATGGTGCTATTATCATTGGGTTTATTGCACAGATGTTCATATCGCTGATGCGATATGAATTTGCAGAACTGAAACATACGTCAACAAAATTCATCAAAAAATCCATTTCGAATTTGACAGTTACGGTGGATTCATGGCAGAGAAAATCAAAAAAGTACATTTACGCCAATTTTGATGCGATAAATACTCTGATATTGAGGTCAAAGTGGGGCATTTCATGACAAATTGAGTGAATTTGTTGAAACTGTCAAATAGGATATCCTGACAAAAAAGCAAAAATTTGGATGAAAGAGAAGGTATTCTCTTTAGAAAAGGGTCAAAACTGTCAAACTTGGGATTCAAGATAAGTACTGACAGCTTCGTATATGCTTTTATTTTGATCCCGCCCGGGGTCATACAGAGTATCTATGATGTGCTTCTCGAAGTTTAAAGGTGGTATATTTATTAATTCAGAAGGAATCATCATTATTGTGGATGCGATTAGAATTTCATCTGATCAGTAATGCTCCGCGGATTTATATTT is part of the Methanococcoides methylutens MM1 genome and harbors:
- a CDS encoding IS1634 family transposase, which encodes MQTKLRTYEIVPNTNISFPIGTILTVEKLYDALDFLTVFGKHKRHGIDINKLLKALVSYKLTDNFSIKKAHGWINRDEVLDHFNLDEFSERTLYRVLGIIGANREEIISDIQDNLFKRYDFEHTNINMDWTSVVLHGDKASLGKYGYSRDHRPDKKQITIGISELADPINLPIGITVEKGNLNDQTHFKKTYHQVNKRLRKGSLVVFDKGANSIDNTALIRADEMQYITAKKLNKSDDKIIADFDEYSPEIVDAENGIYGIKINKPNRVNYLYFSEKLQKEQLESKGRKVLRQIHEAKELQEIIDRKKKIPKRFRINNVLIDVSYSFQTKLIRLSEDEAIKLLEEKLITGREGFFCLKSSKNLTLKQALLTYRKKDSIEKIFHSLKNEIEIKPLRVWTDDSIYGAIIIGFIAQMFISLMRYEFAELKHTSTKFIKKSISNLTVTVDSWQRKSKKYIYANFDAINTLILRSKWGIS